One Acropora palmata chromosome 2, jaAcrPala1.3, whole genome shotgun sequence genomic window carries:
- the LOC141870769 gene encoding uncharacterized protein LOC141870769 codes for MSDTDSGRTREMIVIPRENLIEMEEKLKTLSERGNYWVLSPSFPNSNNSQFHICMKIYFPLTVGCDIKKEIDMVKKKIYNAIVINKQETVYDPDRFREFCISAGATKLFDTILGSIISLRHSADRTCLNKKRVVSFIYNLCYCLSQTCNPLQIDHALYLRSNQINQEGIETEHIMGYTLARRTVNNVVNTLSESHLKSFEDFITEAAERKWLIVLIVDDFTSIHTKKRPEKDQSSEAKTMCTIVVKAYKEIPAIAVEQAIHIHDQNGIDIDSCQRLITSASCMHNISNSYASVMPDWLTESFFSPELERQRINIHQYCDNDNVRTMRKMDDLHLLDFIELRLKSKTDFDAAYDVIMSTVYQLTACAENYSEQT; via the exons ATGTCTGACACAGATAGTGGTAGAACTAGAGAAATGATAGTTATACCAAGGGAGAATCTTAtagaaatggaagaaaaattaaagactTTATCAGAAA GAGGCAACTACTGGGTGTTGTCTCCATCATTCCCAAATTCTAATAACTCACAATTTCATATCtgtatgaaaatttatttcccaCTTACTGTAGGATGTGacataaaaaaggaaattgacaTGGTTAAGAAGAAGATCTACAATGCCATAGTGATAAACAAGCAAGAAACAGTTTATGATCCTGACAGGTTCAGAGAGTTTTGCATTTCAGCAGGAGCAACAAAGTTGTTTGACACTATCCTGGGTTCTATAATAAGTTTAAGGCATTCAGCAGACCGCACATGTCTGAACAAAAAAAGGgttgtttcatttatttacaacTTGTGCTACTGTCTTAGCCAAACATGCAATCCCCTTCAAATTGACCATGCCCTGTATCTCAGGAGTAATCAAATAAATCAAGAAGGAATTGAAACTGAACATATTATGGGGTACACCCTTGCCCGGAGAACTGTGAACAATGTTGTGAACACACTGTCTGAATCTCATTTGAAATCTTTTGAAGATTTCATTACTGAGGCAGCAGAACGCAAGTGGCTGATAGTACTAATAGTTGATGACTTTACATCCAttcacacaaaaaaaaggcCTGAGAAAGATCAATCCTCTGAAGCAAAGACAATGTGTACTATAGTTGTCAAAGCTTACAAGGAGATCCCAGCAATAGCAGTGGAACAAGCTATTCACATACATGATCAAAATGGTATAGACATTGACTCATGCCAAAGACTGATTACATCTGCCTCATGCATGCATAATATCAGTAACAGTTATGCCTCTGTGATGCCTGACTGGCTTACAGAATCATTTTTTAGTCCTGAACTTGAGAGACAGAGAATCAACATTCATCAATACTGCGACAATGACAATGTTCGAACAATGCGGAAAATGGATGATTTACATCTATTGGATTTTATAGAGCTGAGACTGAAGTCAAAGACAGACTTCGATGCTGCATATGATGTCATAATGAGCACTG TATATCAGCTCACAGCCTGTGCCGAAAACTACTCTGAACAAACATGA
- the LOC141873569 gene encoding uncharacterized protein LOC141873569: protein MIEELLLRFSRENFDDANYVPLLHGYSETANPLSLIIKQKRSIWKHRYSFAKDEITFLAGLENFVSRHCEKKYLDAVKLKVIEEQVMEKGENAPVDSHTEIDLNIADIGDIKLTADDNLGDLQLGRVRQEYILDPDLRGILSCTVLDADKMIPYQDQELFLITSVVYSEKFDVVGKRKQEWKLEAGLEPPSQFSKVLKSKLYGKYKESSTPPGFAKRNAWGPILVKYCPVQYNKETKTLEIMKGEFVGKSKFHGDAEAFVDDHDYNNDDVDNDDGQVPVDVVADNILPDDDFTAQDMKNIQRIYKNVLMTTNSREQQKALVKKYLEWFEHFLADDKMKILLDHRQKLTSNDCTFLRSLNVAALPDQDTLDFTKVKKLEIHACGFILKLLDELSDEEWKELEIPSSW from the exons ATGATTGAAGAACTACTTCTCAGGTTTTCCAGAGAAAACTTCGACGATGCTAACTACGTGCCACTCTTGCATGGATATTCAGAGACAGCAAACCCTTTGTCCCTGATAATCAAACAAAAGAGATCAATATGGAAACATCGTTATTCCTTTGCGAAAGATGAAATTACCTTTCTCGCTGGCCTGGAAAACTTTGTTTCCAGacattgtgaaaaaaagtatcTGGATGCCGTTAAATTAAAGGTTATTGAAGAGCAAGTGATGGAGAAGGGGGAAAATGCTCCAGTGGACAG TCACACTGAAATTGATCTTAATATCGCGGACATTGGAGATATAAAACTGACTGCCGATGACAATCTTGGAGACCTTCAACTTGGCAGAGTTCGGCAGGAATATATATTAGATCCTGACCTTCGTGGAATACTCTCTTGCACAGTCCTGGACGCTGATAAGATGATCCCTTATCAAGATCAAGAACTGTTTCTTATAACGTCCGTAGTTTACAGTGAAAAATTTGATGTTGTGGGAAAAAGGAAGCAGGAG TGGAAATTAGAAGCTGGTCTCGAACCACCATCGCAGTTCTCAAAGGTTTTGAAATCCAAACTCTATGGTAAATACAAAGAATCGTCAACCCCTCCGGGGTTcgcaaaaagaaatgcatggGGCCCAATTCTTGTCAAGTATTGTCCCGTTCAGtacaataaagaaacaaaaacactggAGATCATGAAGGGAGAGTTTGTCGGCAAGAGTAAATTTCACGGTGATGCTGAGGCTTTTGTCGATGATCATGActataataatgatgatgttgataaCGATGATGGACAGGTTCCAGTTGATGTGGTTGCAGACAACATTTTGCCAG ATGATGATTTCACTGCTCAGGACATGAAGAATATTCAACGCATATACAAGAACGTGTTGATGACAACGAACAGccgagagcaacaaaaagcaCTGGTCAAAAAGTACCTGGAATGG tttGAACACTTTTTGGCGGACGATAAGATGAAGATTTTATTGGATCATCGTCAAAAACTGACCAGCAACGATTGCACATTTCTGCGTAGCTTGAACGTAGCTGCATTGCCAGATCAAGACACACTTGATTTCACAAAAGTAAAGAAACTGGAAATTCATGCATGtggatttattttgaaattacttgaCG AATTGTCCGACGAGGAATGGAAGGAGCTTGAGATTCCGAGCAGCTGGTAG
- the LOC141873570 gene encoding uncharacterized protein LOC141873570 isoform X1, translating to MIEELLLRFSRENFGDAKYVPLLHGHSETAKPLSLIIKQKRSIWKRPFAKNEIIILDGLENFVSSDCEIEYLEAVKLNVIEQVLEKGKNAPVNSHMEIDLVIADFGEIKVTADDNLGDLQLGRVRQEYILDPDLRGILSWAVLDADKMIVYKDRELFLMTSVIYSEKFEVVGKRMQEVCTLSFSIFASSDSFQLKWLSTSRVPDVVVADDILPDDFSHQDMKNIEHIYRNVLMTTKSREQQKALVKKYLGWFEELLTADKMKISLNEPLTSNDCTFLRSLNVAALPDQDALDFTKVKKAEIHRCGLILKLIDELSDEEWKELGIPSN from the exons ATGATTGAAGAACTACTTCTCAGGTTTTCCAGAGAAAACTTCGGCGATGCTAAGTACGTGCCACTTTTGCATGGACATTCAGAGACAGCAAAGCCTTTGTCCTTGATAATCAAACAAAAGAGATCAATATGGAAACGCCCATTTgccaaaaatgaaattatcatTCTTGATGGCCTGGAAAACTTTGTTTCCAGTGATTGTGAAATAGAGTACCTGGAAGCCGTTAAATTAAACGTTATTGAACAAGTGCTGGAGAAGGGGAAAAATGCTCCGGTGAACAG TCACATGGAAATTGACCTAGTTATCGCGGACTTTGGAGAGATAAAAGTGACTGCCGATGACAACCTGGGGGACCTTCAACTTGGCAGAGTCCGGCAGGAATATATATTAGATCCTGACCTTCGTGGAATACTTTCTTGGGCAGTCCTGGACGCTGACAAGATGATCGTCTATAAAGATCGTGAACTGTTTCTCATGACTTCCGTAATTTACAGTGAAAAATTTGAGGTTGTGGGTAAAAGGATGCAAGAGGTATGCactctttctttttcgattttcGCGTCATCAGATTCCTTCCAGCTAAAGTGGTTGTCTACTTCAAGG GTTCCagatgttgttgttgcagACGACATTTTGCCAG ATGATTTCAGTCACCAGGACATGAAGAATATTGAACACATATACAGGAACGTGTTGATGACAACGAAGAGccgagagcaacaaaaagcaCTGGTCAAAAAGTACCTGGGATGG TTTGAAGAATTGTTGACTGCAGATAAGATGAAGATTTCACTGAATGAACCACTGACCAGCAACGATTGCACTTTTCTGAGGAGCTTGAACGTGGCTGCATTGCCAGATCAAGATGCACTTGATTTCACAAAAGTGAAGAAAGCGGAAATTCATAGATGCGGACTTATTTTGAAGTTAATTGATG AATTGTCTGACGAGGAATGGAAGGAGCTTGGGATCCCGAGCAACTGA
- the LOC141873570 gene encoding uncharacterized protein LOC141873570 isoform X2, producing the protein MIEELLLRFSRENFGDANHMEIDLVIADFGEIKVTADDNLGDLQLGRVRQEYILDPDLRGILSWAVLDADKMIVYKDRELFLMTSVIYSEKFEVVGKRMQEVCTLSFSIFASSDSFQLKWLSTSRVPDVVVADDILPDDFSHQDMKNIEHIYRNVLMTTKSREQQKALVKKYLGWFEELLTADKMKISLNEPLTSNDCTFLRSLNVAALPDQDALDFTKVKKAEIHRCGLILKLIDELSDEEWKELGIPSN; encoded by the exons ATGATTGAAGAACTACTTCTCAGGTTTTCCAGAGAAAACTTCGGCGATGCTAA TCACATGGAAATTGACCTAGTTATCGCGGACTTTGGAGAGATAAAAGTGACTGCCGATGACAACCTGGGGGACCTTCAACTTGGCAGAGTCCGGCAGGAATATATATTAGATCCTGACCTTCGTGGAATACTTTCTTGGGCAGTCCTGGACGCTGACAAGATGATCGTCTATAAAGATCGTGAACTGTTTCTCATGACTTCCGTAATTTACAGTGAAAAATTTGAGGTTGTGGGTAAAAGGATGCAAGAGGTATGCactctttctttttcgattttcGCGTCATCAGATTCCTTCCAGCTAAAGTGGTTGTCTACTTCAAGG GTTCCagatgttgttgttgcagACGACATTTTGCCAG ATGATTTCAGTCACCAGGACATGAAGAATATTGAACACATATACAGGAACGTGTTGATGACAACGAAGAGccgagagcaacaaaaagcaCTGGTCAAAAAGTACCTGGGATGG TTTGAAGAATTGTTGACTGCAGATAAGATGAAGATTTCACTGAATGAACCACTGACCAGCAACGATTGCACTTTTCTGAGGAGCTTGAACGTGGCTGCATTGCCAGATCAAGATGCACTTGATTTCACAAAAGTGAAGAAAGCGGAAATTCATAGATGCGGACTTATTTTGAAGTTAATTGATG AATTGTCTGACGAGGAATGGAAGGAGCTTGGGATCCCGAGCAACTGA